The following proteins are encoded in a genomic region of Pyrus communis chromosome 11, drPyrComm1.1, whole genome shotgun sequence:
- the LOC137708713 gene encoding root phototropism protein 3-like — translation MMKNPDLEESISFPGKPSQFAAECWFDDACILDMDYFVKTLAGIQAKGVRPDLIGSIITHYASKWLPDLSGDSNISDQKNLTNFSSSPESITGLWMRKRFFVETLVGVLPPEKDSIPCNFLLRLLRTANMVAVEPAYRAELEKRISWQLDQASLKELMIPSFSHTCGTLLDVELVTRLVKRFVNLDEAAKSGAAMVKVSKLVDCYLAEAALDANLSLNEFGALAGALPSHSRATDDGLYRAIDTYLKAHPGVSKQDRKNLCRLIDSRKLSPEASLHAAQNDRLPVRAVIQVLFSEQSKLHRNIDWSGSFSGSARSPNPFLDQSARCFSKREMSTMQMEIRNLKEDVLRLQNQCNSMQVQAERKDKKKGLFKWTRNLGIMPSFRGHVGVVKINEAGDGEVGYGKQTPVDMKTMLVRARATPKWRKSVS, via the exons ATGATGAAGAACCCAGACTTGGAAGAATCCATCAGTTTCCCGGGAAAACCCTCCCAATTCGCTGCGGAATGCTGGTTCGATGATGCATGCATACTCGACATGGACTACTTTGTCAAAACCCTAGCCGGAATTCAAGCCAAAGGTGTACGTCCAGACCTCATCGGTTCCATAATCACCCACTACGCATCCAAATGGCTCCCGGACCTCTCCGGCGACAGCAACATTTCCGACCAAAAGAACCTAACCAACTTCTCATCCTCTCCTGAAAGCATCACCGGCTTGTGGATGAGAAAACGCTTCTTCGTCGAAACCCTAGTGGGAGTCCTCCCTCCCGAGAAGGACTCCATCCCATGCAACTTCCTCCTCCGCTTGCTCCGCACCGCCAACATGGTGGCTGTGGAGCCCGCGTACCGAGCGGAGCTGGAGAAGAGGATATCGTGGCAGCTGGACCAAGCCTCGCTGAAAGAGCTCATGATACCGTCTTTTAGTCACACCTGTGGGACTTTGTTGGATGTCGAGCTTGTGACTAGGTTAGTTAAGAGGTTTGTGAACTTGGATGAGGCGGCTAAGAGCGGAGCCGCCATGGTGAAGGTGTCGAAGCTCGTGGATTGTTATCTCGCCGAGGCCGCCCTGGATGCGAATTTGAGTTTGAATGAGTTTGGAGCGCTTGCTGGGGCTCTGCCTAGCCATTCGCGTGCCACTGACGATGGCTTGTACCGAGCAATTGATACATATCTCAAA GCACATCCTGGAGTCTCCAAGCAAGATCGAAAGAATCTTTGTAGACTAATCGACAGTCGAAAACTCTCCCCAGAGGCATCTCTCCATGCAGCACAAAACGATCGCCTGCCTGTCCGAGCAGTAATCCAAGTCCTCTTCTCAGAGCAGAGCAAGCTTCACAGGAACATTGATTGGAGTGGCTCATTCAGCGGTAGCGCCAGAAGCCCGAACCCCTTTCTTGACCAGTCAGCACGGTGCTTTTCGAAGCGTGAAATGAGTACAATGCAGATGGAGATAAGGAACTTGAAGGAAGATGTGCTTAGGCTTCAAAACCAGTGCAACTCCATGCAAGTACAGGCAGAGAGgaaagacaaaaagaaaggGTTATTTAAGTGGACTAGGAATTTGGGGATTATGCCTTCTTTTAGGGGTCATGTGGGCGTCGTGAAGATTAATGAGGCTGGAGATGGGGAGGTTGGGTATGGGAAACAAACGCCAGTTGATATGAAGACCATGCTTGTTAGAGCTAGGGCTACTCCAAAGTGGAGGAAATCTGTATCTTGA
- the LOC137707955 gene encoding plastidic ATP/ADP-transporter-like translates to MEGVLQTKGLLSLPSNPRTRVFQSSLGLKHRFFSTKPKTPAGFSLSSNGFQKFPSFVPKNHGVVPKERNLFICRAEAAAAASPGDGQPAFGEPEKPKVFGIETVTFKKIIPLGLMFFCILFNYTILRDTKDVLVVTAKGSSAEIIPFLKTWVNLPMAVGFMLLYTKLSNVLSKKALFYSVILPFIAFFGAFGFVLYPLSGYIHPEALADSLLNVLGPRFLGPLAILRIWSFCLFYVMAELWGSVVISVLFWGFANQITTVEEAKRFYPLFGLGANVALIFSGRTVKYFSKLRQNLGPGVDGWAMSLRGMMSIVVMLGFAICGLYWWVNAYVPLPTRSKKKKEKPKMGTMESLKFLVSSPYIRDLATLVVAYGISINVVEVTWKSKLKAQFPSPNEYSSFMGDFSTATGIATFTMMLLSQVIFEKYGWGVAAKITPTVLLLTGVGFFSLILFGGPLSPAIASLGMTPLLAAVYVGALQNIFSKSAKYSLFDPCKEMAYIPLDEDTKVKGKAAIDVVCNPLGKSGGALIQQFMILTFGSLANSTPYLGGVLLVIVLAWLAAASSLDKQFTALRQEEELEKEMERAAVKIPVVAQEGGGNSSLASDSVLNPTAGDSTGGTKPPRNM, encoded by the exons ATGGAGGGTGTCCTACAAACCAAAGggcttctctctcttccctcaaaCCCCAGAACCAGGGTTTTTCAATCTTCTTTGGGATTAAAGCACAGATTTTTctccacaaaacccaaaaccccagCTGGGTTTTCTCTATCCTCCAATGGGTTCCAGAAATTTCCAAGCTTTGTCCCAAAGAATCATGGGGTTGTCCCAAAAGAGAGGAACTTGTTCATCTGCAGGGCTGAGGCTGCAGCTGCTGCTTCACCAGGTGATGGGCAGCCAGCATTTGGGGAACCTGAGAAGCCCAAGGTCTTTGGGATTGAGACTGTGACTTTCAAGAAAATCATCCCACTTGGGTTGATgttcttttgtattttgttcAATTACACAATCCTCAGGGACACAAAGGATGTGTTGGTTGTGACAGCCAAAGGGAGCAGTGCAGAAATTATACCATTTTTGAAGACTTGGGTGAATCTTCCTATGGCTGTTGGGTTTATGCTGCTCTACACAAAACTCTCTAATGTTTTGTCCAAAAAGGCTCTCTTCTACTCTGTTATTCTTCCCTTTATCGCCTTTTTCGGGGCGTTTGGATTCGTCCTGTATCCGCTCAGCGGCTATATCCACCCTGAAGCCCTTGCTGATAGCCTTCTCAACGTTCTCGGCCCGAGATTCCTCGGTCCTCTTGCAATTTTGAGGATTTGGAGCTTTTGTTTGTTCTATGTCATGGCTGAATTGTGGGGGAGTGTGGTGATTTCTGTGCTTTTCTGGGGTTTTGCCAATCAG ATAACTACTGTTGAGGAAGCAAAGAGGTTCTACCCTCTTTTTGGATTGGGAGCGAATGTTGCTTTAATTTTCTCAGGCAGAACGGTGAAGTATTTCTCTAAACTGAGGCAAAATTTGGGTCCTGGAGTTGATGGCTGGGCTATGTCCTTAAGGGGGATGATGAGCATTGTGGTGATGTTGGGGTTCGCTATCTGTGGCCTATACTGGTGGGTAAACGCTTACGTTCCCCTTCCCACCCgtagcaagaagaagaag GAGAAGCCAAAGATGGGGACAATGGagagtttgaaatttttggtgTCTTCACCATACATCCGTGATCTTGCCACTTTGGTGGTTGCATATGGTATCAGTATCAACGTTGTGGAGGTTACATGGAAATCGAAGCTCAAAGCTCAG TTTCCAAGCCCAAATGAGTACTCTTCTTTCATGGGCGACTTCTCAACTGCCACCGGAATAGCAACGTTCACAATGATGTTGCTCAGCCAAGTTATATTCGAAAAGTATGGATGGGGAGTTGCTGCAAAGATCACACCCACAGTGCTACTTCTCACTGGAGTTGGTTTCTTCTCTTTGATATTGTTCGGTGGCCCACTTTCACCGGCTATTGCAAGCCTCGGGATgactcctcttcttgcagcagtATATGTGGGTGCGCTGCAAAACATTTTCAGCAAGAGTGCCAAGTACAGCTTGTTTGACCCATGCAAAGAAATGGCATACATTCCCTTGGATGAGGACACCAAG GTTAAAGGAAAGGCGGCCATTGATGTTGTCTGCAACCCATTGGGGAAGTCTGGTGGTGCTCTGATTCAGCAGTTTATGATTTTAACCTTCGGATCACTCGCCAACTCAACACCTTACCTCGGGGGAGTACTACTGGTGATTGTTCTTGCATGGCTGGCAGCAGCCAGTTCCCTAGACAAACAGTTCACTGCACTGCGACAGGAGGAAGAGCTCGAGAAGGAGATGGAAAGAGCGGCAGTTAAGATCCCAGTTGTGGCTCAAGAGGGAGGCGGGAACAGTTCTCTTGCCAGCGACTCGGTGCTGAACCCAACAGCCGGAGACTCAACCGGTGGAACTAAACCTCCGCGCAACATGTAA
- the LOC137708242 gene encoding uncharacterized protein, translating into MEGLEVDLKPIFGQPRVEGPANALTPPRQFLFHVHGSTAGPAHLRIHVTDFHSSHWEAVRSVSQLDDLRDSIGIGGSWSEFIEYLVASLKSQDVKLAFDDGCAHVKLVAQKSKGMPRISISLTKLVGTAASEAIANLSLQLFGEFKNLHESYVEEQQRSVELSKVISAEKEKNASIQSQLEQYTRRQKLQRINSSDRTDASGLFSNGVNNSPEKRAARDANSATANRVVPAYRRAKVRGAVLQDTEDEHK; encoded by the exons ATGGAGGGGTTAGAAGTAGATTTGAAGCCCATATTCGGGCAGCCCAGGGTGGAGGGGCCGGCTAATGCTTTGACTCCGCCGCGGCAGTTCCTGTTCCACGTCCATGGCTCCACCGCTGGTCCTGCGCACCTCAGAATCCATGTCACCGATTTCCACTCCAGTCACTGGGAGGCCGTGCGCTCCGTCTCCCAGCTCGACGATCTG AGGGACAGCATTGGCATAGGGGGGTCTTGGTCAGAGTTCATAGAATATCTTGTTGCTTCCCTAAAGTCTCAAGACGTAAAGCTTGCTTTCGATGATG GTTGTGCACATGTAAAATTAGTTGctcaaaaatcaaaaggaatGCCTCGAATTTCCATTTCTCTCACAAAACTTGTGGGTACTGCTGCTAGTGAGGCTATTGCAAATCTATCTCTTCAGCTTTTCGGAGAATTTAAAAACCTCCATGAGTCTTACGTGGAAG AACAACAGCGCTCTGTTGAATTGTCAAAAGTGATATCAGCAGAAAAG GAAAAAAATGCTAGTATTCAGAGTCAACTGGAACAGTATACAAGAAGGCAAAAGTTACAAAGGATTAATTCCTCAGATAGAACAGATGCTTCTGGACTATTCAGCAATGGTGTAAATAATTCTCCAG AGAAACGAGCAGCTCGTGATGCCAACTCAGCAACTGCCAATCGGGTTGTGCCTGCATATCGTAG GGCAAAAGTAAGAGGTGCTGTTCTGCAGGATACAGAAGATGAACACAAGTGA